The Bacillus rossius redtenbacheri isolate Brsri chromosome 5, Brsri_v3, whole genome shotgun sequence region ATCtctatattataagtgtattttataAGCATGCctagagagagaaataaaaattataactatctttgttgtgtttgtaaaaaaattattaactattaataCTAGTGTTCAATTACTTAGAGCAGACTGTATACTGGACTAGTATTACTATCTACGACAGATATAGTGGCACTGGAACTCCATGCTGCTCAATGCAACTTACGTGCGACCACGTTTTTCTCAGACGGTCTtagtaaatttcaaaaatttttagcaaaatttctgtttctaaaatattttatcaacaaGTCTATAGGGCCTATCAGTAATATGCACGTTAAAAACTATCAGATACGCACAACTGCCGCGGCTTATATTTAATATTCCTagattaactaaaaaatatgctGTTAACATTTCGAGAGCATTAATTAAGGGCACATTGCGTGGTCTAGTGATTGAGTCTGACAATAAGGCTTCAAAACTTTTTGTTAGTGTCATATATGAtactaaacttaaatttttattgtattcaaacattaaataattcCGCAAATATAGTAAACGATTCCCCTTTAAAGCGTTAAATATTCCACTACTAACAAGTTACTATTTCAGAtctaagaaataaattttacaagtgcTAATGAAAATACACCGATGAAAGAGTTACTAGTAGTACAATTTAGAAAGGGGACCATGCTACACTTGGAATTTGTGTGCGTCTTTGCAATGtatattagtaataaaataacCATATAGTGTAAATTTGTCATTTaatctaatattaaaaatttatattgtataCATGTTATCACATAGTAGGGCAATGTACCATTGTTTTATAATATATTCCAGGAATGGACATGCatacatttgaagaaaaaaataaaacaatatgttaaataacatttaaattatggTTAGAAGctctaaaaattaaatacataatactCGAATATTTTCAGTACACTCTCATAAAAGCAATTATTATATCATAAAATGtggtgaaaaattatatatttaagtttgTTAATTTGTGGATGTGCATAACATGTTGCATTCTGGTAGCTTCACTAATCGACATAACGGTAGAATTTTTCAAAACTGAAAACTCTTTCCAACTAACTGACTTAAATCAAGACATTTTCTCATGTTTACTTTTTCTGTGTATTATAATGCCAACGTTGCAATTCAcagaaacaaattaaattaataaaaaataataataaaccattTAACAGTCGTATAACATAATGTGTGTTAGAAATTAATCAGATTAAAATCTCGAACAGTAGAAAGTTTCGAGCAGTAATCAAACACTGAAGCTTATATAATAATTCATGGTTTTTATGCACAGGTTACAAAAGAGAGTTCTCCGAGAAGTTCAGAGACTTGCGGAAAGAAAAGTGAAAATGGCAAACACGAAAACAGCGATGTTTTAGAAAATAGTGTTTCATCATGCACAGCTGCGTCGAAGCCCATTCAGGATAACAATACTAAAGATcatgtaatttttgaaaataaaactataagcACTCATGAGTCAGAAGGTTTATCCGCCTCTCAGTCACATGCAGAACCAGTCCAATCAAATAACGACACAGGGCCAGCAAACTGTAATGCAACTAACGGTTCTTTCAATATTCCCACAAATgccattgtttttaatattttagaacCAGACATTGTAAGTAATTGTGAGAATGTAAACGAACCCATAACTGCAGACATAATTTCAGTAAACGGAGGTTCCATTCACCCTACATTAAATGTTCAGGTCAATGACGTAATTCGAAGCACGTAAAATATAAACAGTGATGTGTATGAATTTACTGAAGCAATTGAAAATGTTCAAATAGAAAAAGAATCTCAAATCGATGAACCTCACACATCAGGCACACAACAAGATGAACTGACTGGTAGTGAAAGTGATGGGCTCGAATGTAGTTCTGACGATTATCATCCAGACAAAGAATCTACCTCTACAGAAGACATGTCCTGTAATGATGAAATAATTGAAGATGAACCATGCTTGAAAGGCAAAGAACACAATGTTCAAAAAGGAAGAGTAAAAACAAATGATGATGTTTGGGATTCAAAACATACCGATCAACTTGAATCTAACGATACACCTTGTGGCAATGGTAGTGTGGTGGAACGATCATTAGCTGAGGACACAGTGAAAAATGTATCTACAGAACAAGTTGAATATTCAACTGAACAAAGTTACAGTACTTCAGCTGGTGTTGCAACATTGTCTTTGTTGTCTACCACAGCAAAGAGAGTTTgggacaaaaaatttttttgtacattttgcaAGACCTGGCAGGCAAAATTACCCAGACATCTGGAAAGGAAACATGCTAATGAAATGGAAGTGGCACAATTTTTGTGTCTACCTAAATGTAGTGTTCAAAGGAAAGAAAAAATGGCTGCTATAAGTAATCGGGGGTTGTTCCAACACAATGTTCAGGTTTTCAAGACAGGGTCTGGAGTACTTGTACCAAAAAGGCGGCCGAATAAACCAACCGAAGTGACTAAGTATTTGCCATGCGAAGTTTGCGGAGCATTTTATGTAAAGAAATACTTAGTACGACACCAGGCAAAGTGTAGAAAAAAGATCAATGCTAAAAAGAGAAGTGTAAGGGATCGTACTGCACAAGCAAGAAGTTCTCTGCTTATTCCAACCAATAAAGAAACAAGTTCTAGGTTTAAGGAACATATCTTGAGTAGAATGACACATGACGATGTTTTCCAGGAAATATCTTCTGACAATTTAATTCAATCCTTCGGGGAATATCTTTTCGAAAAATTGTGTCATATGGAGAGACATCATAGAATGGTGGCGGATAGATGTAGGGAATTGGGTAGATTTATGAAAAAGGTGAAAGAAATTGATCCAAGTGTCAAGAATATTACTGAGCTTATAATGCCTGGAAAATATCAGCTTATAAAGAAAGCCGTTCAATTTCTTGCTGGTTTTGATTTTGAAACAAACACATTTGCAATCCCAACCCTTGCACTTAAACTGGGGCATTCTCTCAAGAAGTGTGCGTGCATATTGAAAGGGACTTTTATGGAAGATGATGTTCTGAGACAACGTATAGgcgaagtaaacaattttttggaGTTAATAGAATTGAAGTGGACCACTGAAATAGCAACAAAAGCCCACCGAACTTTGGAAGAAAGAAAATGGAATGCACCACGAAGATTGCCCCTGGCCAAGGATATAGTGGTGTTGAATAAATTTCTCCTGGAAGAGGATGCACGCTTGAGTAGTCAACTAGTGAAACAAACTACCGCAAATACATTTGAACAGCTAACAGAGGTTTCGCTTTGCCGAACACTTGTGCTGAATCGCCGACGTGTTGGTGAAGTTCAGTACATGTTGGTTAAGGACTACAAACAAATTTCTCGTTTAGATCCTGAGTCTGATACTTTCAAAACACTAACCGAATCAGAAAAAGCCCTAACACAGAAGCTGAAGCGAATTGAAATTAGAGGGAAAAAAGGAAGGAAGGTTCCAGTTATTCTCACCAAAGACATGCAGTCGTCAATAAATTTACTGTTATCTTCAAGAGAGGCGTGCGGTGTCAgtaaaaacaacaaatatttatttccttcCTTAAGACACGAGTCTGGCCATTATCGAGCACATGTTGTGTTGAGGAAAATGGCAATAGCAAGTGGTGCCCAAAATCCAACAACATTGACCTCGACGAAACTGCGGAAACATGTCGCCACGATGACTCAATTATTAAATTTGAGAACTCATGAGCTGGATGCTGTAGCTGCATTTATGGGCCATGACATCCGTGTCCACCGGCAGTACTATCGTCTGCAAGATGACGCTTTAGATCTAGCAAAGGTAAGCAAACTGCTCATTAATTTGGATAAAGGTAAACTTTCTTCGATGAAAGATAAGAACCTGGACGACATGACAGTGGCAAGTGACGAAAGTTTGTCAGAAGATGACGATGTTGACATGTTAGACAAGGGTGAAGTGCTTGAAAATGAAAACTTTCCACGAAACGAACCACCCATTATTCCCAGTACATCAGTCGATGACGATACAGCCACTATTCCCAGTGCTTTTGTGGATGTGTGTTCGCCACAAGTTCCTAAGAAAACTGTGTCCTTGAGCAAGTTTAACGTGGATAATAAGAGAGCAGGAATGAAAAAACCAACACGTTCGATCAAACCTCGCCCGTGGTCAACAGAGGAATTGAAATGTGTTCGGGAATATTTCAAAGGATTCATTCACCTCAAAACAATTCCAAGAAAAGATGATGTTATGAAATTCTTATCTTGTCATGGAAGCCAACTAAACAAAAGGTCTTGGCCTGATGTAAAATGGTGCGTACGAAATTCATTCAACAAGACAAAGTAGATCATTGTCTAAAGTGTGCTAAATTAAAAGGAATGGTATTTAAGTTTTGTTTAATGTTTAAAGTTACTTTCTGAGTATTTTTACAAGCATGACATTTATGCAAAAATTTAAGTTTCCTCATGGATGCAATTAAAATTTGAATGCTGTTTTAGTCTGCATACTGCTGCAAGTTAATTTGTATTAGTAATTTTTTGTGTTCTTTTTCTCAATTAGCATGCATATAAATTAGAATATGATTTTACAAGACGATAAATAGACCTATTGGGAATTATGCATCTGCctcattttgaaattttcatgACAAATTAAGGCTTGCAATTATTATACaatgttttataaattcaatttaaaaggttattagttaaataaatatggtCTGATATCGAtgtatgttgaaaataaaatgtccaaataaaattgtgtgtgttttatgattaTGTATAATTGACGATGGGGCATaggttaattaataataaaatcaagtttttttatttagataCAGTTACAATTTAGCAGTTTCTGTTCTATTTAGATTTGTATAAAATAACTAAACTTCATTgcaatgtttttaaaattgtaaacatgaaaTACATGTATCGATCTTTGAAAACTAATATGTAGACTACATTTATTGCAGTGAATATTTAGAGTGTGAAATTATTAGGGCTACAACTTataaaaaagacaaaatttctatttttctataaatttcaCGAATAATAGGTAAAAACTAGCTCATTttcaattcaaattaaaaaaaaatggcttgacAAGTAAAATACAGAGTAATGCATCGATATGAAACAAATTGTAACTTAATTGAAGTATAACTTGCTTATCatgtaaattgttatttttatatagttgtACTTTTTGATACacaaatttcttgaaaatgtTCTTGTGTTTAATAAACTAAGTATGTTAATATCATTACCCGTGATACTTTTTGTTCTAGAATGTTAATTAATATAATGTTGTAGGCTActgaatattttgtgaaatttaaaatgaaacaatgtCTCAGCTTATTTACAATCATCTATGTTCACATGTGCTTTTAGTTAGTACTTGCTGATGAAATTGAGTTGTGTATTATATGTATGCAAATTTActtaagttgtaacaaaataaaatacgtaCACAatataacattgtttttattttcttattgaaGTACACTTTAAAATTGATAAACTCACTAGCATAAATACCTTCTGTTCCTCATTGCCATTATCAGTTTTGAATAATAATTACTTCATgtgtaatatgtttatataacaaTGGTAAATATGGATTTCTGCTAGTTAATGCAGTATTAAAGTTATGTAAGTTCTACAAAGACTAGATTATAGACCatcgtaattattaaaaaaaaaatggttgtctgtaaagtgggtttacggacgatagtttaaagtgacaaagtcataacaaaacattgatgaaatgatagtttagttaaagtactaaatttaaaagctacctTTGAAAAggccgccttaacctatttaatataatagtagattcatatgccaatcgagtggaagagagatacatgcggcgcaagcgtacaatgagtgtaacgggacacagcgtaacgggacaatgtgcgtaacgggacactttttcgtgtttTGTTACTTAGATTTCAAATTTATAGCCACAAAAGAGGGTATTAAATTAAGCTTGGAAATAATGAGGCAAGCAGAGTTAATACTTTCAACACTTTCACTTTTACCAACATATACAGATGGATTAAAAATTCGTGTTACAACAAAATAGGGTTGGTAGTACATGACCAATGcaacaacaattttaaataataaacattgggTCGGAAACGAGTCGTTATGTTACTGTGGACATCAACACTCCATCTAAGACAATATTGAACCAGTACATTATCTCTTATATTCCATGCTCTACAACATTTCTGTGAATCGCCGTTATTTCTTGGATGGTGAAGGAAGGCGGCGGGGCACAGTCCccttttaattttaacataaaatcgaTTTGTCAAACACACACAATGTTTTATAAtgaatgggatttttttttgttggaaatgtTGAATGGTGGAGCTACAGATACATTCCTCGAACTGGGTGGAGCAAGAAGAAAGAGACATTCGCAGATTATGACTGGGTGAGGAAGGGAGTAGCAAATGGACTCGTCTCTTGTCCATGTAGCATATCACCCACTGTAGAACCCAGAGCCTGCCCCAAGGTCCGAGGGCAATATTCGCCATGCATTAAGAGCCCTATATAGCATGTCTTGTGGATGTGTTTTTGGTGCATTTTAATTTGTAGATTGACATATTCCCAGTGCAAATAGAAACtccaaattccccccccccttcccccggaaTAGTTAAAGGGTTAAAGGGGGGTGTAATATTTTtcagtttgcattttttttacataaattacatAGATAAGATAATTCTCATAATTATGGTTTTTGCACTGGGATTTGCAGCTGACCTGTatatactaacaaaaaaaaaaagaagtggtgAGCAGAGAATAGAAAATGCTGATTAAAATGGTGTGTTGAAACCCCTATGTCGTCGCTTTAAAACTCTAAGAAACTTCAAACGAAAAACagtattttcacatttttctGTGTCCGGGAGTTGCTTCCCTCGCGTGGCAGATGTTCAGGCAGTCGACGTGGAGCGCGGTAGTGGGGGTAGCAACGGTACTTGGCTGCAAGAGGGGAGGTTGTCGCCCGCAGCACTCATGTTCAAGGTCGCTCAGAGTTGCCACCTATACCTACCTTTCTCCAAGGGGGACAAGCTCATACAGACTGCCAGCCAAACAGGGTGGCTTAGCGCGAGATGTTAGTAAAAATGGCCGAACAGCGAGCGATCAGAGCACTCGCCTCCATTTTATCTGGAATATCCCTAAAACATGGGGGAGGGGATGGAATCATATCAAAACTtgttcagaaattaaaatttgGATGTCATTCGCACTCCCGTAAATCTACAGTCTTGTTTAATCACAATGAGGTAGCTAGtcaaatttatatttgaattaacgaaataaaattatttttatcactgtaaactttttttatttacattttgagCTTCATGCCTGGTTTATGCTATTATACCGCAAATTAGAGCAAGCATTACACGTAAGACGGTTATCGTAAATTACTAATTTTGATTTTTTGGTTCTCAtttcagattattattttttttttttttactgtttgtgtatctggtCCTTGCAATACATACCTATGTGTACTGTGAATTAGAGTAAAAATAGGTGAGATTTAAGATGGTGCTCGTTCTACATTCACACTTTGACATTTGTGTAACGGGTCCTCGCAGTTTATGTCAAAGCTAAACACGTCAGTAAAGAAAGCTATATGTAAGACGATTCTGGTATCGTTATAAGTCAGACTATTCTCATTGGCCACTAGGTCGGTCCTCACTATATATCCACACATGCTCATCGCTTATGTTCGCAGTATGCAACATTACAAACCTGAGTAAAAAAGAAGTGTGTAAGATGGtcttcgtatatatatatatttaattttccaatACTCTGATATCATTGGCCACATAGATCGGTCCTCATTTCGCACAGATAATTCACCAATAATGTGTAGCTTAGTCTTCACAGTGTATGATAAAATACAAACGTGTGTATAGTCACCGTACAACTCCATTCGTCCTTTCTGTACCACACATAGCCTAtatgaatttttaatgttttcatgttTGGGCatttcagaaataattgtttcaaaGGAACATGTCTATTCTTCTTGTCATAATTCCACACTTGTTATTTCTCAGAGTGTTTTGTTTGTTCACAAACAATCATTAAAGACAATCAAAAAGGATAAACTTCGCGCACGGCGAGTATAATGAATGTTCTGTGTAACACGGTCCTCATATTAAAGTGTACGATTTGTTATTATGTGTATTTCACTTTGAGTGGTGCCCGGTCCTCGGAGCGCTGAAGGTATTCGCGGTGCCGCTGAAAACCCATGCGCTGGTCCTCGCTTCATACAATATTCCAACACGCACACGCACTCATATTTCGATGGCAAATCCAGATTCCGAATAGGCAAGGAAGCCGCtgtaaaaattgcttattttatttcagcacactaaattaaaaaaacatcaaagCCTACTCCAAACCAGCGTGTTTACGATAAAAATAAGTGTACTTATAATTTCAGTCTAAACATTAAATGTTACAGTAAGTAAGTAAAAGATAGTGGAAATTAATCGTTTGGAAGAGcttatcacgaaaaaaaaaagctatactGTGTGTTATCatcttacattttttataaaatagtaaGTCGAAAATTTGATTTCATGAATTAGGTACTGCTCGTCCATTCGACGAAAAAGAAATTACTATCGAGATCatgcaaatacattttaaacttatatgttattttgttCGTGTTGCACCtgaacaaaaatattgtttaaatttaatataattaaaaataaggtAGAGTacacaaaaaatacaataaaacttaaagaattgaaaaaaaaaaaacattttggttcTGAAATCTTTTCAGTGTAGCCATAATGCACACGAACCCACATATCATTGGCGCATACCAAGGACCCGGTCCTTACTTTCCCTGAATTGTGtggaatatatgttgaaaatctTAGTCGGTCCTTACTTTCAGCTTTTGAACGAGCTGTGTAAAGATTCCGTTACAAAACTAGACTGGTTCTCGCTCTGTGTGTTCTGAACTCTTGTGTGAAAAGTTCGTTACTTTTCGTAGGACCTCGTAAGGCCTGGCTAAAATCATGGTCCTAACAAGATACAATATATTCACAGTtgcaatacacaaatatttaaattgcGTGAATTTCCAAAATTTTATCGTGTGTATAAGATATGTAAAATCGCCCCATTTCATCGATATACTTATAGAAGAAGTAGATATTTATTTCCTAGTGGTCCTCGTATGTTATCATAAATTGCCGGTCCTCGGAAAATACTATGGTCCCGtatagggtgtgtgtgtgtgtgtgtgtgtgtgtgtgtgtgttgttgttgtgtgtgtgtgtgttggtgtgtgtgtgtgtgtgtgtgtgtgtgtgtgtgtgtgtatattgtgGAAATgataactgtcacaattttttcacaaatcacttacaCACTGATACATAAAATCCAGTAGTGGAAAAATCTTGGTCgatttcgttaatgggcaatatctgaaCAAAGGGGTGCAAATGGGGAAGGTGTTTtggaaataaaagaaatttttgttgtaacttccataatatagaaaatatcacatccgcttgaatgtattataatttgtaagagtaataccaaaatattttgtcgtaataagtttttgatatgaccaaccataacttcaAGAGTTTGAAAGCGGGGGTTGGACAAAAATATCATACGtctcttcgtaggcacaacatcgaatttgtacaaattatgtattaatattataattgttatctaaaacttttgtctgaaacaattttagattagacaaaccattgctgcaaggggttgaaaaaataaggggtagaatttaaaacaaaattcataactccctttaGGTACAGTATCAAAtctgttaaaattgtttgtaaatctgatatcttttatctaaaacttttgtctgaaacaatttttgataagatcaACCATTGTGGCAGGAGGTTGAAAAAATgagtagaatttaaaaataaaaaatcctaactttcttagtaggtacactatcaaattcattcaaattgtttgtaaatcttatcattttttccctaaaacttttatctgaaacaatttataataataaatactattactgcaaggggtggaaataagggTAGAAAGActaaatgtcattactttttttcaatagatatacagtagaaccccgattatccgtgttaatgaaggggacgagtgagtcggataatcgaaaatcgcggttagccgagccatgcttgcctcaaaggtcattagcccacagacagccatctgtggacattcggagattacatatatacacatgctttgtgtgcgcgtgcgttgttgacatagaagcggactgcttagtgctgggcagcagtggtttttaagtttttcgtgtgcggagacgtgggcacgcgagtcgttgttgcaccgaggtgtgtgactagccgcccgccagtccgagggcccaagacagctgatagcttccaaggtcacgcattcttttcatcgcccgtaagcgacgctgccacacttagctcattgctctgttgtcagtaacaccatcgggctggttattgttttacagaacgactgccttcaaaattattttcgagataagatttttcataccagtgcattgagacttgatttgatggttttgaaacggtgtctgtctcgtataattcacggtgtttttatccccctttatttatatgaattttaaatgttagattttttatttttagcttgctgaacgtggaattagtgcaaaaacggcctattatgacttagtgttgcagatgggtcggaaatcttataacgaccttaatctcgggaaccgtgaggggtcgttatatctattctccgttcactcttagctgagttttgaaataaacaaacaccgtcgtatcactgcgccgcgtcagcaagtgataggctgaatttatcttgcgtgccaagcactagttgcaacacacacacttccgtacagtcggtgctcataaaataacggagaagtaatataacaggaaaatggttcttctgtcaagcctagtttatttttttttttttttttaaatttacgtctgctgtgataaaattacgccacttaatggtacaccctccgaccttttctgttgaaatcattcaaacaaacaagtgtccaagctgctaaatgtggattctttcatcgtcttgcgtttatttaatccacttgaagtgtcagcctgtgaagcaaactgaaggattttttcgcgatgttttatgatgtcgcgcactgttgtgttaccggcATTAAACTCTGTCGCAAGTTTGCAAttgtttctccactctgaaatctttctataatttttgttttgctgtcgatggacagtaccactcgctttcttttctgttcatttgatgacatgatgaaatgttgcgctcaacacttccgcacaacacaacggtataatccgtcggaatgcagatcacagttacaatacataaaattatcaccaccttgacgcttcaacaacgtacactaatggaatggactgtctccatgcgccgggtaatctctgaggcacggcgccgtgctgcgcgcgggagtgtacagtccggtcatgcggacgtggaatcgcgcaccagtgtataatctattcacgtaacacggaacacaaaattattatgtacatacgtatgtatgtactagtatttttttaaaaactttgtgtatataaacataactgagtcaaagtactttgatcaacatacattttgcaaagtattttaacatttacatacattttgaatcattggttatatgtaactaaaaaaattggacttgatggacataaatcgcggttaatccgcgaatcggatgatcgagtcgcggataatcggggttctactgtactttgaATCCATTATAACTTATTGTAAAACACcttaactttatctaaaacctttggctgaaacactttttgatgaaataaactattaccataaaaacagggttttgaaatttaaaaaaaattgaaacattcttggtaaaaaaattagtctgaatttattaataaccatctaaATGTGACCTTAAACCTTTGATCAAAAAACATTTATACGACCACATataagtgcaagggatgaaaaatagtttgaagataaaaaataattgcataactacctttgttggtataatatgaaattcgttaagacattcaatgctggatgcattaagttaaaaacattcaaaaaatttttgctgcatggaatatgagaaattattaaatcaattttttttatatattggtgAACATATAGGATTTTaagtaggctacattaagttcttaaaa contains the following coding sequences:
- the LOC134531559 gene encoding uncharacterized protein LOC134531559, coding for MSCNDEIIEDEPCLKGKEHNVQKGRVKTNDDVWDSKHTDQLESNDTPCGNGSVVERSLAEDTVKNVSTEQVEYSTEQSYSTSAGVATLSLLSTTAKRVWDKKFFCTFCKTWQAKLPRHLERKHANEMEVAQFLCLPKCSVQRKEKMAAISNRGLFQHNVQVFKTGSGVLVPKRRPNKPTEVTKYLPCEVCGAFYVKKYLVRHQAKCRKKINAKKRSVRDRTAQARSSLLIPTNKETSSRFKEHILSRMTHDDVFQEISSDNLIQSFGEYLFEKLCHMERHHRMVADRCRELGRFMKKVKEIDPSVKNITELIMPGKYQLIKKAVQFLAGFDFETNTFAIPTLALKLGHSLKKCACILKGTFMEDDVLRQRIGEVNNFLELIELKWTTEIATKAHRTLEERKWNAPRRLPLAKDIVVLNKFLLEEDARLSSQLVKQTTANTFEQLTEVSLCRTLVLNRRRVGEVQYMLVKDYKQISRLDPESDTFKTLTESEKALTQKLKRIEIRGKKGRKVPVILTKDMQSSINLLLSSREACGVSKNNKYLFPSLRHESGHYRAHVVLRKMAIASGAQNPTTLTSTKLRKHVATMTQLLNLRTHELDAVAAFMGHDIRVHRQYYRLQDDALDLAKVSKLLINLDKGKLSSMKDKNLDDMTVASDESLSEDDDVDMLDKGEVLENENFPRNEPPIIPSTSVDDDTATIPSAFVDVCSPQVPKKTVSLSKFNVDNKRAGMKKPTRSIKPRPWSTEELKCVREYFKGFIHLKTIPRKDDVMKFLSCHGSQLNKRSWPDVKWCVRNSFNKTK